The nucleotide sequence atagtCATCTGCTGTTCGCTTAATTCTCTCTATAATTACTCACTCTACGACTGTATTTTCAGTGTATTGAGTTCTGATGTTCAAAATATCCACAATGCACAGCAcagcataaaaacaatttccaaaTTTCTGATCCACTTTCATCTAACCCATTGAATGCACAACTGAATCTATTTTCATTCGCTTACGTAAAAAACTGAACTATAGTGCAATGAATAGTAAAAAACGACGCAAGATATTTTTGGCACGAATCCTATCcctgttttaatgtttaattccCATATCAATATGTCATACTCACGAATCATGTCCTTATCTTTAAAATAGAGGTACATAGCTCAACCCATCGTAGTTTTTTTGCCTTGGTAAAGAcgaaacaattaacaaaaaatacaaatgtctGTCGGGTGATTTGGTGCTGTTTTCCatcaaagtgttttttttaattgcctgGCCTAAGAATCTAACCTCACGGCCCATAGCTTATATTTGCTGCCATGAGAGTTAGGACAAAGTACTATTTGAACATGACATTCATATCGATAATGTTAGGTCCGCCAGAAGTAATACAAGGCGCTAATGCGTACGAGGCGGCCCATGAGGACGAGTGAAATTCTTCGCTATCACTGTGATGTCATAACAAAagatagttaatattatttctgtcaagctatgtaatataattacaaagcTTGACAGAAATTGTTTTTGGTTATATTTTGTTCCGAGTAACTTTGATTTTGACTTGGCTAAACCCCAAGGTTGGGCTGATCCATGCAGCAACGCTCATCtatgtatacttataataaatctgtagagaggtcaattctgtacttgaaatatatttcaaaaataactatcagggggtgattagggatcgatactgatgccaaaaatgcaattagtaaaatttttgtctgtctgtctgtctgtctctctgtataaccgttatagaaacaaaaactactcgacggattttaacgaaacttggtacaattatttttcatactcctgtgctggttatagtatacttttcatcacgctacaattaataggagcagagcagtgaagggaaatgttgggaaaacgggagaagttactccatttttaagcttccgtcgcgtgtgcaaccttaatggttaaagctacatagaaatcatgtatgacggaaatgttctccttaaaattatgtaaaaaatatcccacgacagcatatgtctatcttttatggttgactcacaatgacacgtgcaactcccgatagcttagcagttcgaagctttctcattatatttgtttactaatcttaggaactatcgatccaaactgaaaaattctttttgcgttggatagccctttatttgtggattgctataggctatatatcatcacgctatacccaataggagcggagcagcaatggctaatctctggaactaccggtccaaactgaaaaattctttttgcgttggatagccctttgttcgtggagtgctataggctgtatatcatcacgctatgaccaataggagcggagcagtaatgaaacatgttacaaatacggggacaatttattagttttgagagcttccgttgcgtgcgctgcgtaaacggttaaagttatgcaacaatgatgtatgtcgggattattcctcttaaaaagttctaaaaaaatatattataaaacaaagtccccgctgcatccgtttgcctgaacgtcttaaactcaaaaactacccaacgtattaagataaaatttggtatggagacagtttgaaaccctgggaagaacataggctcccgggaaactactacttttataatggaaaactttagcctgaaaaactttataacgcgggcggagccgcgagcaaaagctagtttagaataattatgtattttgacCTGCGGCCGTAGCAGATGCCTTCTGGCAATAGTTAACACTAACCTTGCACATGCAAATGACATAAAAATttctcagtcacagctcggagttaggaagatggtggtgtgataccccagAAAGCACGTAAGGCCGTTGGTCCTGCCGTTGCTCTCTCTCTGGTCACATCGGATTACAGTCTCACTGGATTATGAGAATAGAGGAACATATCGTGCACCAGTGTATTGCGCTCGCATttgcgcactataatatctcctataagcggcgatagcctagttgagtgtggaacggactgcgaagacgaatgtccgcaggttcaaatcccaagggcacacacctctgacttttctaaaatcatgtgtattctttgtgaatttatcgttcgctttaacggtgaaggaaaacatcgtgaggaaacctgcacatctgagaagttctctataggaatttcgaaggtgtgtgaagtctaccaatccgcactaggccagcgtggtggactaaggcctaatccctctcagtagaagaggaggcccgtgctcagcagtgggcaagtatataatacagggctgatattattattattattattaatatctcctgcgtacctcgctggtctccgttgagattgaccgccgtggccgaaattaggCTAGGAGGGAATCATATCGTTCCCatatatgtttcttttttacattAGCGTTAACTACTTCAGAAAAGCATCTTGGCTACAGCCTCTGGAGATTATGTAGAAAAGTGAAAAATCAATACAGAATATTATGCAGATTATTATTGAACACAAGGAACTTATAACACACACGacctttttgttatttattgaagtTTGTAATGAATGTCggataacaataacaattaaaagatatgaagcttttataaaagaaaaataagaaataattactgACGAAATTCAAAGTGACCTTTAGAACGAagtaaatatttagatgttttacAATAACACCCGATCACATAGAGTCTCTTCCTTTGGCTatgttcagttttgtttatttgacagtcAACTGAAATGAagtcacacatacacacacataatgcatttatccctgaaggggtatgcaaaggtaCAACCAGGGCTCACACTTTTGgtcaagtgtgttctgtcccatgatgtgatagggggcgggcctatcgctatattgggcacaaattccagactcggggctgatacttatattatcatgtaaattattttttagtatatatagaaataaatttggtaaagcttctatttaataaacttataattatttcaaaggcgtttaaaatttacatacccAGTGTCAGTTACAACAGTTAAAACCTTAACCACTCGCAATACTTACTATCTTGTACTTTTTTCAATCAgcaagtattaaaaaaactacttaTACTCGTTTTGAAATACTGTTTCCAGGAAAGCTGGCGTCGACAGCGACAATCGGCCTTCTGTTGGTAATACTGCCCGTCATATCATTACTGCTGAATCCAATGCGCCTGATTGTTAACTATGTAagtgtatttaatttcattctgTTATTCCattagggcgatctggaaatcttttggggaggcccatgtttatcagtggacatcctgcggctgatgataatgatgatgattccAATCAATGTGAGATATGTTGTCAAAAGACGAGAGTTGCATTACCATCCGATACTTTTATGCAGTGCTTCACTTGACTCGAATCACAAAACGACAAGTGCCCGTATATTGCCAGTGATACAATTGCTACAATTGtactaattaatattgattgCAATTGAGATCAATTGCTGACGTAACTATAGTTTGGGATTCATCACGGAATGATATGAATGTAATcaacaaaaattatgtaattatgccTACATATAGGGagagtattatattataagaggTAGATATACAAAGGATTTTTATGGATTAATTaaagctgttttcaataaacgatcctaatttaaatcttcaattctatttcgagaatgaaccaaccaaaataactcatttgtaagcatgtcaaaaagaactttgttctgattagtccattttgAAACAATTCGAAAAAGGGATTAGgttcgattattgaaaatggtggttaaTGGTACATGATCACCAACCATAAAAACTGTTGAGGAAATATGGATATACACTTATTAATAAAGAGAATGAAGATTTGGCAAAAAGAGATTGATGGCTTATATTTTGTACGTAGTTTACAAACTTAATGCAAATCTCATACCTTATTTGATTaatctagtaaataaatacagaaacgTTCTAAAACACAATACAAGTTCGATAAAAATGAGCTGACCCCACGTAAAGGGTCGTAATTGTCAACATCGTGAGTTAAATAGGAACATCGAGTCAATCGTATGCGGGCGAGtgaataacataaatttaaattgacggCGGGACGAAATttgaataatgtaatatttataaatacattactaGCACAAGCTGCTCTTAATTAACGGAGGAAAAGTATGCAATGAACCGAAGAAGGACAGAGAAAGGAGAAAACATATGAGTTTGGGGGAAGAACATAAATGATAATGAgtcataaatcaattataattaatacatgtaAATCCTAAAATGTACTGTCAATTAAGTTAAATGAACATGACACACTTTCCATACAAACatgaattgattaaaataaatataactatacaaTGAACTTTACAAATGGTGAACAATATTCCATTCTTCATTGTGAAAGCCAGTGACGCACATTTCATTAATAATCGCCATGGCAACATACGTCAGCTGTCAACCTCGAAATCTAGTATTCGATACTCAGAATTCGATACTACTGaaagattgtttattttttccaaTTCCAGTTTCTTGTGATTGCTTGTATtctgttgttttaaataattgaatcatGCGAATGACAGATTGCTAAATCGATGATAAGCGCCAAAAATTCCACTTAAAAATAGCGGTTAATGTTTCCTTGAAcgataacaattattaaaattaaatctaaggcaagaacaaaacataaatagcaagctttaagtatttatttatgaattccaGGCCACCAGAGTGAACAAAGGATCATTCATGTTGGAGACTTTTCAGAAGGAGGTGGAAGGCGCGCACCTTTCTCTCTACGTGTTCAACATCACTAATTCTGACAGGTTTATGACTGGACAGGATGACAAACTCAAAGTGGAAGAAATTGGACCCTTCACATATGCGTAAGTGCAGTGTTTTATGAGCTGATGTAAGTATCTAAAGATatagacggcaatccgacatgaccggcgagggatcaggcgcaagatcaacggctttacgtgctttctgaggaacgggggtatcacaccgtcaacttTTTGGCTCCGAGCTAtgactgagtaatgttttaaaatagaaaaacccagttacagttattttggcccgaccccgaattcgaaccctggaccttCACGCATTAGTCGCTCATCGTAATGTGTACTATAAGAACTACGCCACTAAGCCAGtcaaaactaatattactgatttggtataaacaattattaactcGTCGACTACATTGTGAgggtcgacaaaattatgcatTTTTGACAACACTTATCTCGATGGTGAATTATGTGCAATCATGGTTATTTACGACAAGACACGACGACGACGCAAGACATTATTTTGTCAAGACTTGGTGCATATCTAAGACAGGCAAATGAATCAAAAGCTAGATAATATCCCATATCCATGAACGTTTAGATCATGAGTATAACTCTAAGTACTAAGGATTTTATTTTGCTAGACCAGTATAGGGAAATTGGGAGCGAAAGAgacaaaagtaactaaaaaaaatactggagcGTGACACAATATGACAAAATTAATGAGAGGAggtttaaacaatatattgtgtTCAGCGAGACAGAGATAACATCGTGAATCTCTGATTGATGGGTTATAAACTTCAGCGTGCCTTTACTACttctaattataaatcaattaatgtCTAATCTCATGATGTAACATAGTAACAAGTAATTTACCATAAATAACATCACTTATTATGCAATTTCCGCCATATATTTTTGCTCTGAGTTATAATTAAACAGATTTGCCCTTGAGCAGACATTTACGACCAGATTCATAAtcttttgattattattatatgctttGTTGTTAAACCtgtaacttaaatatttataaagtgcaATAGAAACCATTAAGCACAGAAAAAACTGTATAGTCAATTATCGATTTCCTCTGTctacatttatattacattacctagtaacttcggCTGATTGCAAGTTTCTGCTTTCAAATCTCTATTTACCCAACATACTATGTTTGTTTTCTTACATAATTTATCCAGGATTCATCCTTTACACTGGGGTAAAGTTAAGCAGACGGCCGAAAGTAAAAACGATCTACCTTAATTCCATACTGTAGTAGAATTAGGACAAATAGATGCTTacagtattttatatacttgcTACTGGAATAAGTAAGTAATTCTTCAGACTCTGGAATGGAAGttgtaattttcatattatgataatgtttCCAGGGAAATTCGTCACAACGTGGACGTAGACCTAAACGAGGAGGAAGGAGTGATGTGGTTCACCCCACAGATGAAGTTGCGGTTTGTGCCGGAGAAGTCTATCTCAAAACCTGAATTCCTAAATATCACAGTTCCTAATCTTGCGCTATTGGTGAGTTGTGTGAATACTATATTGTATTGGTAATAGTTCAGATAATTTTCAACATTATGATGCTAAATACTGGTCTACAAGTTAAGCGAGTCTATAAGAAGACCACTCTGTTTTCAAACCGCAATCATTAATTAGATGTGGGATTAGGAGCGGttgaagatatatttttaagaagtcTAGAATCCACACCTTTTACAAGAAAAACACTGTATTTAATATCTTTCCCTGTATTTCCAGAGCGCGACTTCCCTGATCAGCCAATACCCGTCCTTAATAAGAGAGGGCTATAACCTGTTCGTCCGGCATCTCAAGTCACAGCCGGTGATCAGTTTGGACGTGCACAGTTACCTGTGGGGATACCCCGACCCGCTTATCGCCATGGCTCAGAAACTAGTGCCTGGACTTATTAATTTCGATAGCTTCGGTATTGCTGATAGGGTAAGAAAACTTATTGTTAACACTCTTAAGCGGGAATAGACGTTCTAATAAGTACGCGTACTTGTGGACGTCGACGTCTTTTTGCTAGTGCTTTAAAATCGCCGAGAGAATTCGTCGGCGATCCTACCGATTTGAAGTTTTGCTCGTAGCTCGTCTAGGCTTGTGTGGCAGCGCTACGAGCCGCGAGCcgcaattttattacaataaataagtaatcaaATATCTTCATACAAGTGTCGTCTTTGCCTATAATAGGTGTAACTAATTCAAGAGTTGTTCATACAATAGCTtagatatttgtaaataattacaataatctaTCTTCTTCTGACGTAACTCTTGTATTACTTCGATATGATAAACGCTCTTTTTTCGTTAACCATGACTTTATTCCGACTTCAATTACATGATCAATCTCGtttttcataacataatataaacaaataatactaGCAAGTCTGTCGCGTGTCATCTTCGTCGAGCCGATTAAGTACGCATTCTTTAAAATCATGAATTTGAAGAACCTCTATACCTAATCCAATTAAGAGAATGTTGcacgaaataaaagtattaatatttcgTTACATTTTATTGTGAGTTATGACTTATCACCATGACGAAAAGCGTGAATTAAACCCGACCTCGGTAAAACAAACAATGGAATACGTGCCATGGTCAAAAAGTGATAATAGGCGGATGCCTTAACATAGACATGCAAAATCCATATGTAATATTGTGCCCAAAGGCTCAttatcattgtatttaaaatgttattatttaataaaattagaccTGGATTCTGGCTAAGcttaataatttttcttttagtgTTTATGGCTAATTCTTATGACATATTAACGTCAGGCGACTCACTTGCTCTTTTGAAAACTATGCTAGAAAAACGATTAATATGTGAATGTTCACGAATGTTGTTTCAGCTATATGAGAACTCGACAATGTACCGAATGAAAGTGGGTATAAGGGATGAAGACCGGTTCAGCGTCAAGGAACTGAAGAAGTTCAGGAGGAAAGATTACAATAACACAGATGTTGAACCGTTGGAAAGGTAATTAATGTTATCATGTAATTATAATGCTGGACATATTAGGTAGTCTATCTGTGAACCTTtagttcaaattaattattagttaacTTTTTAACGTCTTCACAAAGTATCGCGCTTATTATACTATGAGTTTTAaggtaaaatattcattaaaatgtttacagttACACTTTCGAGAATACCTATGAAGGAGTAGCGTATCCTCCTGGTTTCCTCTCCCTTACAGACGCCCATCAGCATTTACAGGTTGGGAGTCTGTCGGACCTTCGACCTAGTCTTCCAAGAGACGAAGACCATGGAGTACGGCTTCGATGCCTGGAAGTACAGGATCAATAACGCAACTTTTACTAGAGACTGCAGTCGAGGTTTCTGCGGCATGATGGATTTGTCAAAATGCACTTTAGGTTAGTTTTGAAAGACCCTGTTATCTTCCTAAATTCAAATGAGTCTTTGTTGTATTCCAACCAGGTCACATCATTCAATTGGAAATCATAATAGTATATCGACCTTAAATGTTGTTGtccttaatttatattagttatgATTGTTGCTACAATTGCCGACGGTAGTAATCAAGATAGCCTTATTTGGGATGTTTCTTATTGTCCTAGTAACAATGAGATTATTGATTTTACgtttgtatttgaaaaaaatgtttgtgtgaataaaaataaaagattatagTTATAAGCTCCTCTTAAAATATCCGTCCCACAAGGTCGCGTAAAATTTACCATGGCTTTAAACTGCAAGGGTTAGTAAGAAGCGTAACTATTACATCCAATCTTCGGCTTACTTCATTTCGGTGCTTATGGTCTCTTCCAGGTATTCCCATAGGTATGAGCAAGGCACATTTCTTACACGCAGACCCGGCGATCTATCACCGCGTTGAGGGTATGAAGCCGAATGCAGAGGCACATGACTCATATTTTCTTGTTGAGCCAGTAAGTAATatgaattagtaaaatatttcattatgaagAAAATAATGCGCATTGTTTATTTCTGGGGAGTGTTGCTTACGTATGGTAGCAGTATTGAGTGGTGTGCTAATCTATTCACGTTTTCAGACAGTAGGAATTACCCTATCAGCGGCGTTGGCTCTGCAGATGAATGTGAATCTAGGAAATATTACTTTCAACGAAGCCACAGCTAGTTTCTCCAACATGGTAGTACCTGTGGTCTACATTAAAGTTGTAAGTATCGATGCACCACTAAACTATGAGTTAGTTCAAACCAAGTTTAACTCTTATTTCTTTGTGTGGTATCATATGCAGTTATAAATTTCATATCTTTTTCAGATACAACAAGACTGTTTCGAAACAATAAAAGACATATTACGAATAATTCACATCACAGGACCTACAGTACTTTTAGtcttagaaataattttatttatagtcggTATAGGGTTATTAGCGTATTCAGTAGTTATCTACAAGAAAAGTTGCGCTCATCACAAGAAGAAGTGTTTAAAAGAAAAGCAGACTGCACCTCTGATAACATATTTGaagaattagtaaaattatttcaacatttattATTGGACTGGAAGAATTAACTTTGTTTTAGTCAAAACGATGAGATATAAAGAGGCTACGGATATTTTTTGCCCACAAAGACAaacatttctttgttttttcaTTCATCTCATTTCATTTCAACGGAACGTGTAGTGTAAAATgactataacaaaattataatacatatctgtcatattatgtgagagtccgcctgggtaggaaccactgcaatgtgtatttctgccgccaagcagcagtgtgtagtctctgttgtgttctgttttgaaagaaattttagccagtgcaactattagacataatacgacttaacatctcatgtctcaggatggcgagcgaagcggaataccaaacaatactttgtaactcaaggtcttggatggtgtttctactgtttatgggcggacgtatagcttaccatcaggcaaacggcaatcTTGTCTCATCattcgaaacaataaaaaaaccattgttttatgaataatagtaGTTTAAAGAACAACAATTGAATACCATCGAATAAAATTTAAGGGAATATTGTTTCAAAAATCcataaacgtaaaaatatttgtaaatacattagGTCAAGATAAGTTTAAatggttgttttatttttttcaattcgcaTAGATTTGTGTATCAGTAATTAAACTGGTCCTGGATCAACTCTCTCATTCAATCTTTAGACAAATAAATTGACAGTGGTCAGTGACTACTACtttgaaaaaatcttatataaaaatactatctatAGCTTAGATCCGATACATGTTACGAACACAATGAAATGAGTTTGAAACTACCAGTCTTAAACGACTATCCAACGATCAAAATGTCTAGTGCAATTTTTCAAATGATCGTAAATAATAACAACGATAAATATTTTGAGAGACAAAaccaaaattgaaaaaaaaaatatatctttttttataatatttttcttcaatagATGTAGCTAAAAGCGAagaagtattaatttatttgttttatttccttCTCTGAACTTTCAATACCTTGCCTGACTGTTTAGAAGCTAAATATTGATCCTAGAATTTGATGCCATAAATTGAATACTTACTAGTTGCTATGTAAATCACGAAAtgaaaaagatatttaagtgTGGTAGTAGTATGTAGAATGTGCAAATATGTAattctttaaacaatatttggtaAGATGactgatataaatataagtgaACCATTCCAATAGCTGGGTggagtcaaatattttttaagttttatttcatgtttattgaaattgtataGCAAGAAATTGTGCCGAAAAGTTCAtaggataaaaagtaaagttgtttgttataaagttttaattataataagaaaagaTATATTGCATAAACAAAATACTCACATGAACGGTGAAAAAAGCAAAAtgataatattgattataatgcaACGATTCCCAGTTTATATTTAAACGAGTAAATAGCAATGCGTTTTAAACAgagttttataacaatttaaaatgaaacaagtttccaaatttttattattcaatttattattttttttatactctcctgttaattataattttgtaatagttaCATTTGCAACACGTCGGTGCGTTCTCAACGCATCAGGCTCATGGAAGAGCAGACTAGACGTTAGATCCTATATCCCATTGCACACTGCTAGAGCAGCTGGTCTTGTCGCACGCTGAAGAAATTCACTGCCATCGACGTCTACCTAGATTTTTTCCAAGAGGGGTAAGGTAACACATAAAGGGGTGGTGATCCTACCACTGGTGGGAAAGGAACTGGCATCGGAAAAGCCGGGCCTAAGAATGGCTGAGGAGGGTTGAGTGGCAAAGGTTGGGGAACATCTTCCCTCTTTTACATCTACATTTCTGATGGCATGGTGAACAATAGGAGAAGAAGGATGGAGTACACAGTGGCGTGCATACACACGGTGGGCAGGGGGGACAATTCTTCGACCTTAGTTTTCCCTGGCAAAACAATGGAGGTGGCATTGCGGGTACAGCAATTTGAATGGGTATAGGCATGGGAATGGGTACTCCTATGGCCACGTTTTCCTCAGTGATAGAGGTAGTGGTAGTAGATGTCGTTGTTGTTTGTGGGAGACTTATGGCGGCTGGTATTGGAATCGCTATGAGTGGAGGTGGTGGTATAAATATTTGGGGCTGAGGCATAGGGAACGTATAAATCTGTAGGTTGACTAGATGAACTCTCATCAATAAAAATAGCAGAATGCGCCATGTTGGTATTGTGTTctggaacaaaacaaaaaccatcttatgtaaaaaaattaagtaattatgtaatgattattttaaattgtaacttaAAGGACTGGGAAACTTCACATAAGGTGGATTTTGAAATGTGTGAGTAAATACAGCTTTACGAAACCACTGTAGCTCCTGGCAAACTTTCGCAGGATACTGTAcatcgtttataaaaatattaagatttgcTCTCGCTGATTATTAGCAAAAATTATTAAGTGAACAAGGAAATTGACagtttccataaaaatattgataccaATAGATTCTGATGTTTATAAGAATGAAAAAACTTTACGGGACCATTTGAAGTTTCAGTACGTACTTTTAACCTAACCTTTTGTTCCgagataaagtatttaaaaagtaacaataaatgGAGAAAACATTTGTTGTAGTAGTtgtaattcttaaatattttatcaattgtaATGAAAAAGATACTGATTAAATTttcgaataattattttgttaaacaaaaaaaggtcaccacagttttattttgttaatgatataaataaaaataacaaaaaataaaaaaaaaacttaaatcaaCTAAATATA is from Manduca sexta isolate Smith_Timp_Sample1 unplaced genomic scaffold, JHU_Msex_v1.0 HiC_scaffold_2005, whole genome shotgun sequence and encodes:
- the LOC115442243 gene encoding scavenger receptor class B member 1 — encoded protein: MAKCTGKLASTATIGLLLVILPVISLLLNPMRLIVNYATRVNKGSFMLETFQKEVEGAHLSLYVFNITNSDRFMTGQDDKLKVEEIGPFTYAEIRHNVDVDLNEEEGVMWFTPQMKLRFVPEKSISKPEFLNITVPNLALLSATSLISQYPSLIREGYNLFVRHLKSQPVISLDVHSYLWGYPDPLIAMAQKLVPGLINFDSFGIADRLYENSTMYRMKVGIRDEDRFSVKELKKFRRKDYNNTDVEPLESIYRLGVCRTFDLVFQETKTMEYGFDAWKYRINNATFTRDCSRGFCGMMDLSKCTLGIPIGMSKAHFLHADPAIYHRVEGMKPNAEAHDSYFLVEPTVGITLSAALALQMNVNLGNITFNEATASFSNMVVPVVYIKVIQQDCFETIKDILRIIHITGPTVLLVLEIILFIVGIGLLAYSVVIYKKSCAHHKKKCLKEKQTAPLITYLKN
- the LOC119191854 gene encoding uncharacterized protein LOC119191854, coding for MRVLVIPTLSVIIPKVITFNFQESSIINRTLFSSEMFLSDLLSMTLPPEPPDLSSLEKLLTQYTTTTKKTNIQKSKPKKQAKPKPPARKDFKSSKNTIPTWRILLFLLMRVHLVNLQIYTFPMPQPQIFIPPPPLIAIPIPAAISLPQTTTTSTTTTSITEENVAIGVPIPMPIPIQIAVPAMPPPLFCQGKLRSKNCPPCPPCVCTPLCTPSFFSYCSPCHQKCRCKRGKMFPNLCHSTLLSHS